The Etheostoma cragini isolate CJK2018 chromosome 5, CSU_Ecrag_1.0, whole genome shotgun sequence genome contains a region encoding:
- the LOC117944221 gene encoding tight junction protein ZO-2-like isoform X4: MSLECLPRGCCAGYPSWQHCRLAGTGKIAASDGCRRGGGSSNGGGARIQLRGLHTEQLKGSLVVLYAPAGNSCLLRLSSGMEEMVWEQYTVNLQRDAKMGFGIAVSGGRDNPNVDNGETSIIVSDVLQGGPADGLLFENDRVIQVNSIPMDNVPHSFAVQSLRKCGKVAKITVKRPRKVHSLKQPPSPGGDSREYAPSTHYYDADNDNGWYRDEGRDHISDSKGYLEPGYRGGRDTNQRARSRGRSLERSSPSPERSQRDGSRGRALDTSGDRQRYPSRGRSPGDSYRMEDKYERGEGGGGGRGGRYSSRDQLNDNPPSPEASRALEPLDKPVNVLLVKNRPTEEYGLRLGSQIFIKQMTSTGLAAKDGNLQEGDIILKINGTVTENLSLHDAGKLIEKSRGKLQLVVQRDRRQILVRIPPLADSDSDNDDISEMESYHSYSPPEERRSRQSDLSSHSSNERDNPREEPIRTAKMSAMASPFRVPEDPQPSAELSKDTTHIEEPPVAVTTTPKILLRPSPEDEKIYGPNTVMVNFQKGDSVGLRLAGGNDVGIFIASVQEGSPAEEEGLRIGDQILKVNNVDFQGIVREEAVLFLLEIPKGEVVTILAQSKPDVYNDILVSGRGDSFFIRTHFDYEKETPQSLAFSRGDIFKVVDTLYDGKLGNWLAVRVGKDKQLLEKGIIPNKSRAEQMASVQNSHKAVAGDRADFWRLRGQRSLKRKDLKKSRENLSGQTLATRFPAYERVVLREAGFRRPVVLFGPIADAANEKLASEIPDLFVIAKTEPKDAGSEKSSGVVRLNTIRQIIEQDKHALLDVTPKAVDTLNYTQWYPIVIFFNPDSKHGIKALRQRIAPNSNRSARKLYEQAVKLRKTCSHLFTATVDLNSANDAWYGSVKDSIREQQMQAVWVSDGKLEGVESDLDCQDVERLSFLSAMSADYLSMDSRLTSDLDDTADEGGAYTDNEPDAEMMHISAISRSSEPVTAEEILRRYSPDIRSRLRKISSRDVLNRSSPPPVFLPESKVKLSLRDNSSSPRHPHRQHHPPPPSSSRSYDSPSSSSPASSNNDPPPLIPRSAASSGQLPPAHHLNSCSKLWPPGSPHSPAAPRLVSGGSTAEASLHSPVPLPSATGCRQQEETAKDSPVDDPSLRSFLGKIKAFEKMDHFARAQRMLELQEAQNARLEIAQKHPDIYAVPLKTAKLDHNRPQPIGSSSRPEPQTPPSSKEGRPIYPSKEEAESEAAPGYYTANSFQYQDTQL; the protein is encoded by the exons AGCTCAGGGATGGAGGAGATGGTCTGGGAGCAGTACACAGTCAACCTGCAGCGG GACGCCAAGATGGGTTTTGGCATCGCTGTGTCAGGTGGGCGGGACAACCCCAACGTGGACAACGGGGAGACGTCAATCATCGTGTCAGACGTGCTGCAGGGAGGTCCAGCTGATGGATTACTCTT TGAGAATGATCGTGTCATTCAGGTCAACTCCATCCCCATGGACAACGTGCCTCACTCCTTTGCTGTGCAGTCCCTTCGTAAATGTGGCAAAGTGGCTAAAATA ACGGTGAAGAGACCTCGTAAAGTCCACTCACTAAAGCAGCCCCCCTCCCCAGGCGGAGACAGTCGGGAGTACGCCCCCTCCACCCATTACTACGACGCCGACAATGACAACGGCTGGTATCGCGATGAAGGCCGGGACCACATCTCGGACAGCAAAGGATACCTGGAGCCCGGGTACAGAGGAGGGCGGGACACCAACCAGAGAGCAAGGAGCCGTGGGAGGAGCCTCGAGAGAAGCTCGCCTAGCCCGGAGAGATCCCAGAGGGATGGTAGTCGGGGGCGAGCCCTGGACACCAGCGGCGATCGCCAGCGGTACCCCAGCCGCGGCCGCAGCCCCGGGGACAGCTATCGAATGGAGGACAAGTATGAGCGGGgcgaaggaggaggaggaggaagaggaggcaggTACAGCAGCAGGGACCAGCTCAACGATAACCCCCCGTCCCCAGAAGCTTCCAGAGCGCTGGAGCCGCTGGACAAACCCGTCAATGTCCTGCTGGTGAAGAACAGACCCACCGAAG agtacGGCCTGCGTCTGGGGAGTCAGATCTTCATCAAACAGATGACCAGCACAGGCCTGGCTGCCAAAGATGGGAACCTGCAGGAGGGAGACATCATCCTCAAG atcAATGGGACAGTGACGGAGAACCTCTCTCTGCACGATGCTGGGAAGCTTATAGAGAAGTCGCGGGGGAAGCTGCAGCTGGTGGTCCAGAGGGACCGCCGTCAGATCCTGGTCCGGATCCCCCCTCTCGCCGACTCTGACTCTGATAATGACG ACATATCTGAGATGGAGTCATACCATTCCTATTCTCCCCCAGAGGAGAGGAGGTCCCGCCAGTCTGACCTGTCCTCCCACTCTTCTAATGAGAGAGACAACCCCAG GGAAGAACCCATAAGGACAGCCAAGATGTCAGCCATGGCCTCCCCATTCCGAGTCCCTGAAGACCCCCAGCCGTCTGCCGAGCTGAGCAAAGACACAACGCACATCGAGGAGCCTCCAG TTGCTGTAACAACCACACCCAAGATTCTCCTCCGACCAAGTCCAGAAGATGAAAAAATATACGG GCCCAACACAGTGATGGTGAATTTCCAGAAGGGAGACAGTGTGGGGCTGAGGCTGGCAGGAGGAAATGATGTCGGCATCTTCATTGCTAGTGTTCAAGAGGGCAGTCCTGCTGAGGAAGAGGGCCTGCGCATCGGAGACCAAATCCTAAAG GTGAACAATGTAGATTTTCAAGGTATAGTGAGAGAGGAAGCAGTGCTCTTCCTGCTGGAGATTCCTAAAGGGGAAGTGGTCACCATCCTGGCACAGAGCAAACCTGACG TCTACAATGATATCTTGGTGTCGGGGCGGGGAGACTCCTTCTTCATCCGGACCCACTTTGATTATGAGAAGGAGACTCCTCAGAGCCTGGCCTTCAGCCGGGGGGACATCTTCAAGGTGGTGGACACCCTCTATGATGGCAAGCTTGGCAATTGGCTGGCAGTCCGTGTTGGCAAGGACAAGCAGCTGCTGGAGAAAGGCATCATCCCCAACAAGAGCAG AGCGGAGCAGATGGCCAGTGTCCAGAACTCTCATAAAGCTGTTGCGGGCGATCGAGCGGACTTCTGGCGATTGCGAGGTCAACGTTCTTTGAAGAGGAAGGACCTAAAGAAGAGCAGAGAAAACCTGAGCGGTCAGACACTGGCCACCCGCTTCCCCGCGTACGAACGAGTGGTGCTCCGAGAAG CGGGTTTCCGGCGACCTGTGGTGCTGTTCGGTCCCATCGCAGACGCAGCCAATGAGAAGCTGGCCTCTGAGATCCCCGACCTGTTTGTTATTGCCA AAACCGAGCCTAAAGACGCCGGATCTGAGAAGTCCTCAGGGGTGGTCCGCCTGAACACCATCCGACAAATCATCGAGCAG GACAAGCACGCCCTGCTCGATGTGACACCCAAGGCAGTGGACACCCTGAACTACACCCAGTGGTACCCCATCGTCATCTTCTTCAACCCCGACAGCAAGCACGGCATCAAGGCCCTGAGACAGAGGATAGCCCCCAACTCCAACCGCAGTGCCCGCAAACTGTACGAACAGGCCGTCAAACTGAGGAAAACCTGCTCTCACTTATTCACTG CCACCGTAGATCTGAACTCCGCCAACGACGCCTGGTACGGCAGCGTCAAAGACTCTATCAGAGAGCAGCAGATGCAGGCTGTGTGGGTTTCTGACGgcaag CTGGAGGGAGTAGAGAGTGATCTGGACTGCCAGGACGTGGAGCGTCTTTCCTTCCTGTCTGCCATGTCGGCCGACTACCTCAGCATGGACAGCcggctgacctctgacctcgaCGACACTGCCGACGAGGGCGGGGCCTACACCGACAACGAGCCCGACGCGGAGATGATGCACATCTCCGCCATCAGCCGCTCGTCTGAACCTGTCACAGCTGAGGAG atcttGCGCAGGTACAGTCCAGACATCAGGAGTCGATTGAGGAAAATCAGCAGCCGGGATGTCCTCAACAGGTCCAGCCCTCCACCTGTCTTCTTACCAGAAAGCAAG GTGAAACTGTCTCTGAGGGACAACTCCAGCAGCCCTCGCCATCCCCACCGGCAGCACCACCCTCCACCCCCTAGCTCAAGTCGAAGTTACGATTCTCCGTCCAGCAGCAGCCCCGCCAGCAGCAACAACGACCCTCCGCCACTCATCCCCCGGTCGGCTGCCTCATCCGGCCAGCTCCCTCCAGCTCACCACCTCAACTCCTGTAGCAAACTGTGGCCCCCGGGATCACCCCATTCCCCCGCCGCGCCCAGGCTCGTCAGTGGCGGGAGCACGGCGGAGGCTTCGCTTCACTCACCCGTGCCTCTGCCCAGTGCAACAGGCTGTAGGCAGCAGGAGGAGACAGCCAAGGACAGCCCTGTGGACGATCCGTCCTTGAGGTCCTTCCTGGGGAAGATCAAGGCCTTCGAGAAGATGGATCACTTCGCCCGAGCCCAAAGGATGCTGGAACTGCAAGAGGCGCAGAATGCCAGG TTGGAAATTGCCCAGAAGCACCCAGACATCTATGCTGTTCCTCTGAAGACAGCCAAGCTGGATCACAATCGCCCACAGCCTATCGG ctccagctcccGTCCTG
- the LOC117944221 gene encoding tight junction protein ZO-2-like isoform X7, whose translation MPAVKGGGKLASYPGKSENVGSSGMEEMVWEQYTVNLQRDAKMGFGIAVSGGRDNPNVDNGETSIIVSDVLQGGPADGLLFENDRVIQVNSIPMDNVPHSFAVQSLRKCGKVAKITVKRPRKVHSLKQPPSPGGDSREYAPSTHYYDADNDNGWYRDEGRDHISDSKGYLEPGYRGGRDTNQRARSRGRSLERSSPSPERSQRDGSRGRALDTSGDRQRYPSRGRSPGDSYRMEDKYERGEGGGGGRGGRYSSRDQLNDNPPSPEASRALEPLDKPVNVLLVKNRPTEEYGLRLGSQIFIKQMTSTGLAAKDGNLQEGDIILKINGTVTENLSLHDAGKLIEKSRGKLQLVVQRDRRQILVRIPPLADSDSDNDDISEMESYHSYSPPEERRSRQSDLSSHSSNERDNPREEPIRTAKMSAMASPFRVPEDPQPSAELSKDTTHIEEPPVAVTTTPKILLRPSPEDEKIYGPNTVMVNFQKGDSVGLRLAGGNDVGIFIASVQEGSPAEEEGLRIGDQILKVNNVDFQGIVREEAVLFLLEIPKGEVVTILAQSKPDVYNDILVSGRGDSFFIRTHFDYEKETPQSLAFSRGDIFKVVDTLYDGKLGNWLAVRVGKDKQLLEKGIIPNKSRAEQMASVQNSHKAVAGDRADFWRLRGQRSLKRKDLKKSRENLSGQTLATRFPAYERVVLREAGFRRPVVLFGPIADAANEKLASEIPDLFVIAKTEPKDAGSEKSSGVVRLNTIRQIIEQDKHALLDVTPKAVDTLNYTQWYPIVIFFNPDSKHGIKALRQRIAPNSNRSARKLYEQAVKLRKTCSHLFTATVDLNSANDAWYGSVKDSIREQQMQAVWVSDGKLEGVESDLDCQDVERLSFLSAMSADYLSMDSRLTSDLDDTADEGGAYTDNEPDAEMMHISAISRSSEPVTAEEILRRYSPDIRSRLRKISSRDVLNRSSPPPVFLPESKVKLSLRDNSSSPRHPHRQHHPPPPSSSRSYDSPSSSSPASSNNDPPPLIPRSAASSGQLPPAHHLNSCSKLWPPGSPHSPAAPRLVSGGSTAEASLHSPVPLPSATGCRQQEETAKDSPVDDPSLRSFLGKIKAFEKMDHFARAQRMLELQEAQNARLEIAQKHPDIYAVPLKTAKLDHNRPQPIGSSSRPEPQTPPSSKEGRPIYPSKEEAESEAAPGYYTANSFQYQDTQL comes from the exons AGCTCAGGGATGGAGGAGATGGTCTGGGAGCAGTACACAGTCAACCTGCAGCGG GACGCCAAGATGGGTTTTGGCATCGCTGTGTCAGGTGGGCGGGACAACCCCAACGTGGACAACGGGGAGACGTCAATCATCGTGTCAGACGTGCTGCAGGGAGGTCCAGCTGATGGATTACTCTT TGAGAATGATCGTGTCATTCAGGTCAACTCCATCCCCATGGACAACGTGCCTCACTCCTTTGCTGTGCAGTCCCTTCGTAAATGTGGCAAAGTGGCTAAAATA ACGGTGAAGAGACCTCGTAAAGTCCACTCACTAAAGCAGCCCCCCTCCCCAGGCGGAGACAGTCGGGAGTACGCCCCCTCCACCCATTACTACGACGCCGACAATGACAACGGCTGGTATCGCGATGAAGGCCGGGACCACATCTCGGACAGCAAAGGATACCTGGAGCCCGGGTACAGAGGAGGGCGGGACACCAACCAGAGAGCAAGGAGCCGTGGGAGGAGCCTCGAGAGAAGCTCGCCTAGCCCGGAGAGATCCCAGAGGGATGGTAGTCGGGGGCGAGCCCTGGACACCAGCGGCGATCGCCAGCGGTACCCCAGCCGCGGCCGCAGCCCCGGGGACAGCTATCGAATGGAGGACAAGTATGAGCGGGgcgaaggaggaggaggaggaagaggaggcaggTACAGCAGCAGGGACCAGCTCAACGATAACCCCCCGTCCCCAGAAGCTTCCAGAGCGCTGGAGCCGCTGGACAAACCCGTCAATGTCCTGCTGGTGAAGAACAGACCCACCGAAG agtacGGCCTGCGTCTGGGGAGTCAGATCTTCATCAAACAGATGACCAGCACAGGCCTGGCTGCCAAAGATGGGAACCTGCAGGAGGGAGACATCATCCTCAAG atcAATGGGACAGTGACGGAGAACCTCTCTCTGCACGATGCTGGGAAGCTTATAGAGAAGTCGCGGGGGAAGCTGCAGCTGGTGGTCCAGAGGGACCGCCGTCAGATCCTGGTCCGGATCCCCCCTCTCGCCGACTCTGACTCTGATAATGACG ACATATCTGAGATGGAGTCATACCATTCCTATTCTCCCCCAGAGGAGAGGAGGTCCCGCCAGTCTGACCTGTCCTCCCACTCTTCTAATGAGAGAGACAACCCCAG GGAAGAACCCATAAGGACAGCCAAGATGTCAGCCATGGCCTCCCCATTCCGAGTCCCTGAAGACCCCCAGCCGTCTGCCGAGCTGAGCAAAGACACAACGCACATCGAGGAGCCTCCAG TTGCTGTAACAACCACACCCAAGATTCTCCTCCGACCAAGTCCAGAAGATGAAAAAATATACGG GCCCAACACAGTGATGGTGAATTTCCAGAAGGGAGACAGTGTGGGGCTGAGGCTGGCAGGAGGAAATGATGTCGGCATCTTCATTGCTAGTGTTCAAGAGGGCAGTCCTGCTGAGGAAGAGGGCCTGCGCATCGGAGACCAAATCCTAAAG GTGAACAATGTAGATTTTCAAGGTATAGTGAGAGAGGAAGCAGTGCTCTTCCTGCTGGAGATTCCTAAAGGGGAAGTGGTCACCATCCTGGCACAGAGCAAACCTGACG TCTACAATGATATCTTGGTGTCGGGGCGGGGAGACTCCTTCTTCATCCGGACCCACTTTGATTATGAGAAGGAGACTCCTCAGAGCCTGGCCTTCAGCCGGGGGGACATCTTCAAGGTGGTGGACACCCTCTATGATGGCAAGCTTGGCAATTGGCTGGCAGTCCGTGTTGGCAAGGACAAGCAGCTGCTGGAGAAAGGCATCATCCCCAACAAGAGCAG AGCGGAGCAGATGGCCAGTGTCCAGAACTCTCATAAAGCTGTTGCGGGCGATCGAGCGGACTTCTGGCGATTGCGAGGTCAACGTTCTTTGAAGAGGAAGGACCTAAAGAAGAGCAGAGAAAACCTGAGCGGTCAGACACTGGCCACCCGCTTCCCCGCGTACGAACGAGTGGTGCTCCGAGAAG CGGGTTTCCGGCGACCTGTGGTGCTGTTCGGTCCCATCGCAGACGCAGCCAATGAGAAGCTGGCCTCTGAGATCCCCGACCTGTTTGTTATTGCCA AAACCGAGCCTAAAGACGCCGGATCTGAGAAGTCCTCAGGGGTGGTCCGCCTGAACACCATCCGACAAATCATCGAGCAG GACAAGCACGCCCTGCTCGATGTGACACCCAAGGCAGTGGACACCCTGAACTACACCCAGTGGTACCCCATCGTCATCTTCTTCAACCCCGACAGCAAGCACGGCATCAAGGCCCTGAGACAGAGGATAGCCCCCAACTCCAACCGCAGTGCCCGCAAACTGTACGAACAGGCCGTCAAACTGAGGAAAACCTGCTCTCACTTATTCACTG CCACCGTAGATCTGAACTCCGCCAACGACGCCTGGTACGGCAGCGTCAAAGACTCTATCAGAGAGCAGCAGATGCAGGCTGTGTGGGTTTCTGACGgcaag CTGGAGGGAGTAGAGAGTGATCTGGACTGCCAGGACGTGGAGCGTCTTTCCTTCCTGTCTGCCATGTCGGCCGACTACCTCAGCATGGACAGCcggctgacctctgacctcgaCGACACTGCCGACGAGGGCGGGGCCTACACCGACAACGAGCCCGACGCGGAGATGATGCACATCTCCGCCATCAGCCGCTCGTCTGAACCTGTCACAGCTGAGGAG atcttGCGCAGGTACAGTCCAGACATCAGGAGTCGATTGAGGAAAATCAGCAGCCGGGATGTCCTCAACAGGTCCAGCCCTCCACCTGTCTTCTTACCAGAAAGCAAG GTGAAACTGTCTCTGAGGGACAACTCCAGCAGCCCTCGCCATCCCCACCGGCAGCACCACCCTCCACCCCCTAGCTCAAGTCGAAGTTACGATTCTCCGTCCAGCAGCAGCCCCGCCAGCAGCAACAACGACCCTCCGCCACTCATCCCCCGGTCGGCTGCCTCATCCGGCCAGCTCCCTCCAGCTCACCACCTCAACTCCTGTAGCAAACTGTGGCCCCCGGGATCACCCCATTCCCCCGCCGCGCCCAGGCTCGTCAGTGGCGGGAGCACGGCGGAGGCTTCGCTTCACTCACCCGTGCCTCTGCCCAGTGCAACAGGCTGTAGGCAGCAGGAGGAGACAGCCAAGGACAGCCCTGTGGACGATCCGTCCTTGAGGTCCTTCCTGGGGAAGATCAAGGCCTTCGAGAAGATGGATCACTTCGCCCGAGCCCAAAGGATGCTGGAACTGCAAGAGGCGCAGAATGCCAGG TTGGAAATTGCCCAGAAGCACCCAGACATCTATGCTGTTCCTCTGAAGACAGCCAAGCTGGATCACAATCGCCCACAGCCTATCGG ctccagctcccGTCCTG
- the LOC117944221 gene encoding tight junction protein ZO-2-like isoform X3 yields the protein MSLECLPRGCCAGYPSWQHCRLAGTGKIAASDGCRRGGGSSNGGGARIQLRGLHTEQLKGSLVVLYAPAGNSCLLRLSSGMEEMVWEQYTVNLQRDAKMGFGIAVSGGRDNPNVDNGETSIIVSDVLQGGPADGLLFENDRVIQVNSIPMDNVPHSFAVQSLRKCGKVAKITVKRPRKVHSLKQPPSPGGDSREYAPSTHYYDADNDNGWYRDEGRDHISDSKGYLEPGYRGGRDTNQRARSRGRSLERSSPSPERSQRDGSRGRALDTSGDRQRYPSRGRSPGDSYRMEDKYERGEGGGGGRGGRYSSRDQLNDNPPSPEASRALEPLDKPVNVLLVKNRPTEEYGLRLGSQIFIKQMTSTGLAAKDGNLQEGDIILKINGTVTENLSLHDAGKLIEKSRGKLQLVVQRDRRQILVRIPPLADSDSDNDDISEMESYHSYSPPEERRSRQSDLSSHSSNERDNPREEPIRTAKMSAMASPFRVPEDPQPSAELSKDTTHIEEPPVAVTTTPKILLRPSPEDEKIYGPNTVMVNFQKGDSVGLRLAGGNDVGIFIASVQEGSPAEEEGLRIGDQILKVNNVDFQGIVREEAVLFLLEIPKGEVVTILAQSKPDVYNDILVSGRGDSFFIRTHFDYEKETPQSLAFSRGDIFKVVDTLYDGKLGNWLAVRVGKDKQLLEKGIIPNKSRAEQMASVQNSHKAVAGDRADFWRLRGQRSLKRKDLKKSRENLSGQTLATRFPAYERVVLREAGFRRPVVLFGPIADAANEKLASEIPDLFVIAKTEPKDAGSEKSSGVVRLNTIRQIIEQDKHALLDVTPKAVDTLNYTQWYPIVIFFNPDSKHGIKALRQRIAPNSNRSARKLYEQAVKLRKTCSHLFTATVDLNSANDAWYGSVKDSIREQQMQAVWVSDGKLEGVESDLDCQDVERLSFLSAMSADYLSMDSRLTSDLDDTADEGGAYTDNEPDAEMMHISAISRSSEPVTAEEILRRYSPDIRSRLRKISSRDVLNRSSPPPVFLPESKLFTSTQRNKLPFPLRNSLIWRNHSPCSSESSDLSSVDQRGTQNSPHLLVKLSLRDNSSSPRHPHRQHHPPPPSSSRSYDSPSSSSPASSNNDPPPLIPRSAASSGQLPPAHHLNSCSKLWPPGSPHSPAAPRLVSGGSTAEASLHSPVPLPSATGCRQQEETAKDSPVDDPSLRSFLGKIKAFEKMDHFARAQRMLELQEAQNARLEIAQKHPDIYAVPLKTAKLDHNRPQPIG from the exons AGCTCAGGGATGGAGGAGATGGTCTGGGAGCAGTACACAGTCAACCTGCAGCGG GACGCCAAGATGGGTTTTGGCATCGCTGTGTCAGGTGGGCGGGACAACCCCAACGTGGACAACGGGGAGACGTCAATCATCGTGTCAGACGTGCTGCAGGGAGGTCCAGCTGATGGATTACTCTT TGAGAATGATCGTGTCATTCAGGTCAACTCCATCCCCATGGACAACGTGCCTCACTCCTTTGCTGTGCAGTCCCTTCGTAAATGTGGCAAAGTGGCTAAAATA ACGGTGAAGAGACCTCGTAAAGTCCACTCACTAAAGCAGCCCCCCTCCCCAGGCGGAGACAGTCGGGAGTACGCCCCCTCCACCCATTACTACGACGCCGACAATGACAACGGCTGGTATCGCGATGAAGGCCGGGACCACATCTCGGACAGCAAAGGATACCTGGAGCCCGGGTACAGAGGAGGGCGGGACACCAACCAGAGAGCAAGGAGCCGTGGGAGGAGCCTCGAGAGAAGCTCGCCTAGCCCGGAGAGATCCCAGAGGGATGGTAGTCGGGGGCGAGCCCTGGACACCAGCGGCGATCGCCAGCGGTACCCCAGCCGCGGCCGCAGCCCCGGGGACAGCTATCGAATGGAGGACAAGTATGAGCGGGgcgaaggaggaggaggaggaagaggaggcaggTACAGCAGCAGGGACCAGCTCAACGATAACCCCCCGTCCCCAGAAGCTTCCAGAGCGCTGGAGCCGCTGGACAAACCCGTCAATGTCCTGCTGGTGAAGAACAGACCCACCGAAG agtacGGCCTGCGTCTGGGGAGTCAGATCTTCATCAAACAGATGACCAGCACAGGCCTGGCTGCCAAAGATGGGAACCTGCAGGAGGGAGACATCATCCTCAAG atcAATGGGACAGTGACGGAGAACCTCTCTCTGCACGATGCTGGGAAGCTTATAGAGAAGTCGCGGGGGAAGCTGCAGCTGGTGGTCCAGAGGGACCGCCGTCAGATCCTGGTCCGGATCCCCCCTCTCGCCGACTCTGACTCTGATAATGACG ACATATCTGAGATGGAGTCATACCATTCCTATTCTCCCCCAGAGGAGAGGAGGTCCCGCCAGTCTGACCTGTCCTCCCACTCTTCTAATGAGAGAGACAACCCCAG GGAAGAACCCATAAGGACAGCCAAGATGTCAGCCATGGCCTCCCCATTCCGAGTCCCTGAAGACCCCCAGCCGTCTGCCGAGCTGAGCAAAGACACAACGCACATCGAGGAGCCTCCAG TTGCTGTAACAACCACACCCAAGATTCTCCTCCGACCAAGTCCAGAAGATGAAAAAATATACGG GCCCAACACAGTGATGGTGAATTTCCAGAAGGGAGACAGTGTGGGGCTGAGGCTGGCAGGAGGAAATGATGTCGGCATCTTCATTGCTAGTGTTCAAGAGGGCAGTCCTGCTGAGGAAGAGGGCCTGCGCATCGGAGACCAAATCCTAAAG GTGAACAATGTAGATTTTCAAGGTATAGTGAGAGAGGAAGCAGTGCTCTTCCTGCTGGAGATTCCTAAAGGGGAAGTGGTCACCATCCTGGCACAGAGCAAACCTGACG TCTACAATGATATCTTGGTGTCGGGGCGGGGAGACTCCTTCTTCATCCGGACCCACTTTGATTATGAGAAGGAGACTCCTCAGAGCCTGGCCTTCAGCCGGGGGGACATCTTCAAGGTGGTGGACACCCTCTATGATGGCAAGCTTGGCAATTGGCTGGCAGTCCGTGTTGGCAAGGACAAGCAGCTGCTGGAGAAAGGCATCATCCCCAACAAGAGCAG AGCGGAGCAGATGGCCAGTGTCCAGAACTCTCATAAAGCTGTTGCGGGCGATCGAGCGGACTTCTGGCGATTGCGAGGTCAACGTTCTTTGAAGAGGAAGGACCTAAAGAAGAGCAGAGAAAACCTGAGCGGTCAGACACTGGCCACCCGCTTCCCCGCGTACGAACGAGTGGTGCTCCGAGAAG CGGGTTTCCGGCGACCTGTGGTGCTGTTCGGTCCCATCGCAGACGCAGCCAATGAGAAGCTGGCCTCTGAGATCCCCGACCTGTTTGTTATTGCCA AAACCGAGCCTAAAGACGCCGGATCTGAGAAGTCCTCAGGGGTGGTCCGCCTGAACACCATCCGACAAATCATCGAGCAG GACAAGCACGCCCTGCTCGATGTGACACCCAAGGCAGTGGACACCCTGAACTACACCCAGTGGTACCCCATCGTCATCTTCTTCAACCCCGACAGCAAGCACGGCATCAAGGCCCTGAGACAGAGGATAGCCCCCAACTCCAACCGCAGTGCCCGCAAACTGTACGAACAGGCCGTCAAACTGAGGAAAACCTGCTCTCACTTATTCACTG CCACCGTAGATCTGAACTCCGCCAACGACGCCTGGTACGGCAGCGTCAAAGACTCTATCAGAGAGCAGCAGATGCAGGCTGTGTGGGTTTCTGACGgcaag CTGGAGGGAGTAGAGAGTGATCTGGACTGCCAGGACGTGGAGCGTCTTTCCTTCCTGTCTGCCATGTCGGCCGACTACCTCAGCATGGACAGCcggctgacctctgacctcgaCGACACTGCCGACGAGGGCGGGGCCTACACCGACAACGAGCCCGACGCGGAGATGATGCACATCTCCGCCATCAGCCGCTCGTCTGAACCTGTCACAGCTGAGGAG atcttGCGCAGGTACAGTCCAGACATCAGGAGTCGATTGAGGAAAATCAGCAGCCGGGATGTCCTCAACAGGTCCAGCCCTCCACCTGTCTTCTTACCAGAAAGCAAG CTCTTTACCTCCACCCAAAGGAACAAACTGCCCTTCCCTTTGAGGAACAGCCTGATTTGGAGAAACCACTCTCCCTGCAGTTCCGAGTCCTCCGACCTCAGCTCAGTGGACCAGAGGGGCACCCAGAATTCCCCTCACCTATTG GTGAAACTGTCTCTGAGGGACAACTCCAGCAGCCCTCGCCATCCCCACCGGCAGCACCACCCTCCACCCCCTAGCTCAAGTCGAAGTTACGATTCTCCGTCCAGCAGCAGCCCCGCCAGCAGCAACAACGACCCTCCGCCACTCATCCCCCGGTCGGCTGCCTCATCCGGCCAGCTCCCTCCAGCTCACCACCTCAACTCCTGTAGCAAACTGTGGCCCCCGGGATCACCCCATTCCCCCGCCGCGCCCAGGCTCGTCAGTGGCGGGAGCACGGCGGAGGCTTCGCTTCACTCACCCGTGCCTCTGCCCAGTGCAACAGGCTGTAGGCAGCAGGAGGAGACAGCCAAGGACAGCCCTGTGGACGATCCGTCCTTGAGGTCCTTCCTGGGGAAGATCAAGGCCTTCGAGAAGATGGATCACTTCGCCCGAGCCCAAAGGATGCTGGAACTGCAAGAGGCGCAGAATGCCAGG TTGGAAATTGCCCAGAAGCACCCAGACATCTATGCTGTTCCTCTGAAGACAGCCAAGCTGGATCACAATCGCCCACAGCCTATCGGGTAG